One Leptotrichia hongkongensis genomic window carries:
- the lpxA gene encoding acyl-ACP--UDP-N-acetylglucosamine O-acyltransferase, whose translation MSLNIHPTAIVDPNAKLGENVKIGPYSIIGPEVIIGNGTIVESHVVIEGETIIGENNYIFSFASIGKDPQDLKFAGEKTRVVIGNNNKIREFVTIHRGTTDKYETRIGNNTLVMAYVHIAHDCIIGDNCVLANAATFAGHVEVEDYAVVGGLTAVHQFTRVGRHAMIGGCSAVNQDVVPYMLSEGNKARAVYINIVGLQRRGFSEEQIKRLRELYKIIFKKKLKLEEALQIVERDYGQYEEAQNLVNFIRKSKRGITR comes from the coding sequence ATGAGTTTAAATATACATCCAACGGCAATTGTTGATCCAAATGCTAAACTTGGAGAAAATGTAAAAATAGGTCCTTATTCGATTATAGGGCCAGAAGTAATAATCGGAAATGGAACTATTGTAGAATCGCATGTTGTAATTGAAGGAGAAACGATAATTGGTGAAAATAATTATATTTTTTCTTTTGCTTCAATAGGGAAAGATCCGCAAGATTTAAAGTTCGCTGGAGAAAAAACGAGAGTTGTTATTGGAAATAATAATAAAATTCGTGAATTCGTTACAATTCATCGTGGAACTACTGATAAATATGAAACAAGAATTGGAAATAATACGCTTGTAATGGCCTATGTTCATATTGCTCACGATTGTATAATTGGAGATAACTGTGTGCTGGCAAATGCTGCGACTTTTGCTGGACATGTTGAAGTGGAAGATTATGCGGTGGTAGGTGGACTTACTGCTGTGCATCAGTTTACAAGAGTTGGGCGGCACGCTATGATAGGTGGATGTTCGGCTGTAAATCAGGATGTTGTTCCATATATGCTATCTGAAGGGAATAAGGCAAGAGCTGTATATATCAATATTGTAGGACTTCAACGTAGAGGTTTTTCGGAAGAGCAGATAAAAAGGCTAAGAGAGTTGTATAAAATTATATTTAAGAAAAAACTGAAACTGGAAGAAGCACTTCAAATTGTTGAACGTGATTACGGACAATATGAAGAAGCACAAAATCTTGTTAATTTTATAAGAAAAAGTAAAAGAGGTATAACAAGATAA
- a CDS encoding LpxI family protein, protein MEKVGLIAGNGKLPELFLNQCILKGIEPFSVYLFESVEESVKEHKNSVKYSVAQVGKIISYFKKNGIKHLIMLGKVEKNLIFSNLKFDLTATKILLSTKNKKDKNILKAIIDYIESENIEVLPQNYLMDEYIAGNETYTKVLPSKNEEKTIEIGIEAARMLTDIDAGQTVVVKDESVIALEGVEGTDKAILRGGELAGKNCIVVKMARRHQDYRIDIPTIGLETIKKVVEINGRGIIIEADKMLFIDKEEVIKFANKNKIFIKGIKI, encoded by the coding sequence ATGGAAAAAGTAGGTTTGATTGCTGGAAATGGGAAATTGCCTGAATTATTTTTGAATCAATGTATTTTGAAAGGGATTGAACCATTTTCGGTTTATCTATTTGAAAGTGTGGAAGAAAGTGTAAAAGAGCATAAAAATTCTGTAAAGTACAGCGTTGCTCAAGTAGGGAAAATAATTTCATATTTTAAGAAAAACGGCATAAAGCATTTAATAATGCTTGGAAAAGTTGAAAAAAATTTGATATTTTCAAATTTAAAGTTTGATTTGACAGCAACTAAGATATTATTATCTACAAAAAATAAAAAAGATAAAAATATTTTAAAGGCAATAATTGATTACATTGAATCAGAAAATATCGAAGTTCTGCCACAAAATTATCTAATGGATGAGTATATTGCTGGAAATGAAACATATACAAAAGTTTTACCAAGTAAAAATGAGGAAAAAACAATAGAAATCGGAATTGAGGCGGCAAGAATGCTTACAGATATTGATGCAGGGCAAACAGTTGTTGTAAAAGATGAGTCGGTCATTGCTCTTGAAGGAGTGGAAGGTACCGATAAGGCAATTTTACGTGGTGGAGAATTAGCTGGGAAAAATTGTATTGTAGTGAAAATGGCAAGGCGTCATCAGGATTATCGTATAGATATTCCAACAATTGGTTTGGAAACGATAAAAAAAGTTGTAGAAATTAATGGACGTGGAATTATAATCGAAGCTGATAAAATGCTGTTTATTGATAAAGAGGAAGTTATAAAATTTGCAAACAAAAATAAAATTTTTATAAAAGGAATTAAGATTTAA
- a CDS encoding lipid-A-disaccharide synthase — MSGDLHASYIVEEMRKKDKNVEFFGVVGDKSIEAGVKAVNHIKNNDVMGFVEALKKYSYFTEKAHEYLEFIKENGIETVIFVDFGGFNLKFFELLKKKILEKKLQNLRMVYYIPPKVWAWGKKRIEKLKKFDDVIVIFPFEKAYYDNTLKKNESKGLKVEYFGNPFVDKYEFSDKLGEKILLLPGSRQQEIEKFLPVIMELVRNEKVKNEKFLMKLASKDHIKYIRDFEKKYKIDVHKIPNLEITFDEIKNIRKDCKYAIATSGTVTFEVSLMGLPVIVVYKTSKINAFIARKIIKIKYITLTNLNANKEIFKELLQEDFSVEKLLEEMEIMEKNKENVVLELKKEREKLGNFGVLEKIADYLLENRD, encoded by the coding sequence ATGTCCGGAGATTTACATGCCTCGTACATTGTGGAGGAAATGCGAAAAAAAGATAAAAATGTTGAATTTTTTGGTGTGGTTGGAGATAAATCGATAGAGGCTGGAGTTAAGGCAGTAAATCATATTAAAAATAATGATGTTATGGGATTTGTAGAGGCTTTGAAGAAGTACAGCTATTTTACGGAAAAAGCCCATGAATATTTAGAATTTATCAAGGAAAATGGAATAGAAACTGTTATTTTTGTTGATTTTGGAGGATTTAACCTAAAATTTTTTGAATTATTAAAAAAGAAAATTTTAGAAAAAAAATTGCAAAATTTGAGAATGGTTTATTATATTCCGCCTAAAGTATGGGCTTGGGGGAAAAAACGGATTGAGAAATTAAAGAAATTTGATGATGTTATTGTAATTTTTCCTTTTGAAAAGGCATATTATGATAATACTTTGAAAAAAAATGAATCAAAAGGGCTCAAAGTAGAGTATTTTGGAAACCCATTTGTTGACAAATATGAATTTTCTGATAAGCTGGGAGAAAAAATATTGCTTCTTCCAGGAAGCAGACAACAGGAAATTGAGAAATTTTTGCCAGTAATTATGGAACTGGTTAGAAATGAAAAAGTTAAAAATGAGAAATTTTTGATGAAGCTGGCAAGCAAGGATCATATAAAATATATACGTGACTTTGAGAAAAAATACAAAATTGATGTTCATAAAATTCCAAATTTGGAAATAACTTTTGATGAAATAAAAAACATTCGTAAAGATTGTAAATATGCAATAGCGACTTCGGGAACAGTAACTTTTGAAGTATCACTTATGGGACTGCCTGTGATAGTAGTTTACAAAACATCTAAAATTAACGCTTTTATTGCAAGAAAGATAATCAAGATAAAATATATAACGCTTACTAATCTAAATGCAAACAAAGAGATTTTTAAAGAATTGCTGCAGGAAGATTTTTCGGTGGAAAAGTTGCTTGAAGAAATGGAAATTATGGAAAAAAATAAGGAAAATGTTGTTTTGGAATTGAAAAAAGAGAGAGAAAAACTAGGTAATTTTGGAGTTTTGGAAAAAATTGCTGATTATTTGTTAGAAAATAGAGATTAA
- a CDS encoding MATE family efflux transporter: protein MEKKREELLKGSILKLFVKYFIPTLIGSAAVVLYNIVDRFFVGKISEKALAGAGIAFYIVMLIIAFSMFIGVGAGTIISIRLGQGKKGEAKKILGNAVTLFTILGLVLYVLLILNINTVLRYSGANNETLPYARAYLEIILLAILPLFYSFGLTNVLNAAGAPRIAMFSMLIGAVVNIVLDYVAVMIMHTGIEGTAYATLIGNVLSAIFVLWFLIAGKLPFKIDMFGFKLEEESIITIKFSKMKLDSKIVKDIFSIGMSPFLLQAASSGVGLVTNKIVDTYGGTYGVAVMTIINSYLPIMTMSVYSVSQAVQPIIGFNYGAQNFTRVKKSLMTAINAGVILSFIFWIIVMLLPKELILFFNEKSTSEALREGVKAIRIYFSLVIISSFGITVPNYFQATGRSKYSVILNLLRQVVIFLLVVITFSNIWKLDGVWLAQPFTDLMFFLILLIFLYKEKKFFDKMIENQNHLLEYKETDEDGNSDK, encoded by the coding sequence ATGGAAAAAAAACGTGAAGAGCTGTTAAAAGGTTCTATTTTGAAATTATTTGTAAAATATTTCATACCAACACTTATTGGATCTGCGGCAGTTGTTTTGTATAATATTGTTGACAGGTTCTTTGTTGGAAAGATTAGCGAGAAGGCACTTGCTGGTGCGGGAATTGCTTTTTATATTGTTATGCTGATTATTGCCTTTTCAATGTTCATAGGAGTTGGAGCTGGAACTATTATTTCAATTCGGCTTGGACAGGGAAAAAAAGGAGAAGCTAAGAAAATATTGGGAAATGCAGTAACATTATTTACTATTTTAGGACTTGTGCTGTATGTACTTTTAATATTGAATATTAACACAGTTTTACGATATTCAGGTGCTAATAATGAAACATTGCCGTATGCAAGAGCATATCTAGAAATTATATTACTGGCAATTTTGCCCTTGTTTTATTCATTTGGACTGACAAATGTATTAAATGCGGCTGGAGCACCACGAATTGCGATGTTTTCAATGCTAATTGGAGCAGTTGTGAATATTGTGCTGGATTATGTGGCTGTAATGATTATGCATACTGGAATTGAAGGAACTGCTTATGCAACATTGATTGGAAATGTATTATCTGCAATATTTGTACTTTGGTTTCTGATTGCTGGGAAATTACCGTTTAAAATTGATATGTTTGGATTTAAGCTGGAAGAAGAAAGTATTATTACAATAAAATTTTCAAAAATGAAATTAGATTCAAAAATAGTAAAGGATATTTTTTCAATAGGAATGTCACCATTTTTGTTACAAGCTGCAAGTTCAGGAGTAGGACTTGTAACAAATAAAATTGTAGACACTTATGGCGGAACTTACGGTGTGGCAGTTATGACAATTATAAATTCATATTTACCAATTATGACAATGAGTGTCTATTCAGTTTCGCAGGCTGTTCAGCCAATAATTGGATTTAATTATGGTGCCCAAAATTTTACAAGGGTGAAAAAATCATTAATGACAGCTATAAATGCAGGAGTTATATTATCTTTTATATTTTGGATAATTGTAATGCTTTTACCTAAAGAGCTGATTTTGTTCTTTAACGAAAAAAGTACGTCTGAAGCTTTGAGAGAGGGAGTAAAAGCCATTAGAATATATTTTTCGCTTGTAATAATTTCATCTTTTGGAATAACTGTACCAAACTATTTTCAGGCAACGGGACGTTCAAAATATTCAGTTATATTGAATTTATTAAGACAAGTTGTTATATTTCTGTTAGTTGTCATAACTTTTTCAAATATTTGGAAGTTAGACGGTGTATGGCTTGCACAGCCATTTACTGATTTGATGTTTTTCTTGATATTGTTAATTTTCTTGTATAAAGAGAAAAAGTTTTTTGACAAAATGATAGAAAATCAAAATCATCTACTGGAATATAAGGAAACAGATGAAGATGGAAATAGCGATAAATAA
- the plsY gene encoding glycerol-3-phosphate 1-O-acyltransferase PlsY, which translates to MITILLMALAYILGSVPNALWIGKVFKGIDIREHGSRNTGSTNAARVLGAKLGILTLILDVSKGLVPTLIAILLKVDFFENLTKISNFDYVLVGICAILGHVFSIFMNFKGGKAVATTLGVFLILVPKAILFAAIVFFVVFAISKYVSLSSILAAISLPIFIYFLYQETIYIILGILIAILIVVKHRSNIERLKNGTESKFSLKNKK; encoded by the coding sequence ATGATTACGATTTTATTAATGGCACTGGCATATATTTTAGGAAGTGTGCCAAATGCACTTTGGATAGGGAAAGTGTTTAAAGGGATAGATATTCGTGAGCATGGGAGCAGGAATACCGGCTCAACAAATGCTGCACGTGTTTTGGGAGCGAAATTAGGTATTTTGACATTAATTTTAGATGTTTCTAAAGGACTAGTTCCAACATTGATAGCAATCTTATTAAAAGTTGATTTTTTTGAAAATTTGACAAAAATTTCAAATTTTGATTATGTGTTAGTTGGAATCTGTGCAATTTTAGGTCATGTTTTTTCTATTTTTATGAATTTTAAAGGTGGAAAGGCTGTTGCAACAACACTTGGAGTATTTCTGATTTTAGTGCCAAAAGCGATATTGTTTGCTGCAATTGTATTTTTTGTGGTTTTTGCTATTTCAAAATATGTTTCATTATCTTCTATTTTAGCGGCTATATCACTTCCAATTTTTATATATTTTTTGTATCAGGAAACGATATATATTATTTTAGGAATTTTAATAGCAATCTTAATTGTAGTGAAACATAGAAGTAATATCGAAAGATTAAAAAATGGTACAGAATCTAAATTTAGCCTAAAAAATAAGAAGTAG
- a CDS encoding NAD(P)H-dependent glycerol-3-phosphate dehydrogenase, which yields MKNILVIGGGSWGTCLSKLLVENGHKVYLWEHNEEVRKVIRDTKENPKFLPNIKLPDSLNVVDDYADVLENSEKYGKIDILLLATPTQFLRNILKRLKNFLNYNIILVNVAKGLEIATKKRISEIIAEELENKPYNYVLLAGPTHAEEVAQKLPSAILSVSENEEAAKTVQTTFSNLYFRVYTGTDLMGAELAGALKNCLAIAAGIADGMGYGDNTKAALITRGINEMFEIAKYYNANPKTFMGLSGLGDIIVTCTSKHSRNRFVGEKLGQGEKIEDIVSHMNMVSEGAETIKALYKIIKENNLKAPIFTALYEVIYDGKPVSELESTFMSRDLKSEFSN from the coding sequence ATGAAAAACATATTAGTCATTGGTGGTGGAAGCTGGGGGACTTGTCTTTCAAAATTATTAGTAGAAAATGGACATAAAGTCTATTTATGGGAGCATAATGAAGAAGTGAGAAAAGTAATTCGTGATACAAAGGAAAATCCAAAATTTTTACCCAATATAAAATTACCAGACAGTCTTAATGTTGTGGATGATTATGCAGATGTTCTTGAAAATTCTGAAAAATATGGAAAAATTGACATTCTTTTATTAGCAACTCCTACGCAATTTTTAAGAAACATTTTAAAAAGATTGAAAAATTTCTTAAATTATAATATAATATTGGTAAATGTTGCAAAAGGGCTAGAAATTGCTACTAAAAAAAGAATTTCTGAAATAATAGCTGAAGAACTTGAAAACAAGCCATATAATTATGTTCTCCTGGCAGGACCGACGCACGCTGAAGAAGTGGCTCAAAAATTGCCATCGGCCATACTTTCAGTATCTGAAAATGAAGAAGCAGCCAAAACGGTACAAACTACATTTAGTAATCTTTATTTCAGAGTTTATACAGGAACAGACCTTATGGGTGCTGAACTTGCTGGGGCACTAAAGAACTGCCTTGCAATCGCAGCGGGAATTGCTGATGGAATGGGTTATGGAGATAATACAAAGGCAGCTCTAATAACTCGTGGAATTAACGAAATGTTTGAAATTGCAAAATATTACAATGCCAATCCTAAAACATTTATGGGATTATCAGGGCTTGGAGATATTATTGTAACGTGTACAAGTAAACACAGTAGAAATAGATTTGTGGGAGAAAAATTGGGACAAGGTGAAAAAATTGAAGATATAGTTTCTCACATGAATATGGTGTCAGAAGGTGCAGAAACAATAAAGGCTCTTTATAAAATTATAAAGGAAAATAACCTGAAAGCACCAATTTTTACAGCACTTTACGAAGTAATATACGATGGGAAGCCAGTTTCAGAATTGGAATCTACGTTTATGAGCAGAGATTTAAAATCAGAATTTTCAAATTAA
- a CDS encoding sigma-70 family RNA polymerase sigma factor: MEDNNLNLMSLYLSDIQKFDLLSKEEEYELLKRIREDNDEQARQLLILSNLRLVISTAKKSLGNGLPLIDLISEGNIGLIKAINKFDYEKGHRFSTYAVWWIKQSIKKAIINIGRDIRIPSYKYEQLSKVNKVIKDYTAIHGEAPSTEYIAKEVDLKESKVILLLGEFQDIMSLNETIGDNIYLEDIIGKNDDVEDKIIKEDQLIEMKDLLEKVLNKRERMILEYRYGLYDNKIHTLKEIGEQMGITRERVRQIEKKAITKLKEHLEEYKDIL; this comes from the coding sequence ATGGAAGATAACAACTTAAACTTAATGTCGTTATATTTAAGTGATATTCAAAAATTTGATTTACTCTCAAAGGAAGAAGAATATGAGCTGTTAAAACGAATTAGGGAAGATAATGACGAACAGGCAAGGCAATTGTTAATTTTATCAAATTTAAGACTGGTAATAAGTACAGCTAAAAAATCTCTTGGAAATGGACTTCCTCTGATTGATTTAATTAGTGAGGGTAATATTGGACTAATAAAGGCTATAAATAAGTTTGATTATGAAAAAGGTCATAGGTTCAGCACGTATGCAGTATGGTGGATAAAACAGTCAATAAAAAAGGCTATCATCAATATAGGACGTGATATAAGAATACCATCTTATAAGTACGAGCAATTGTCAAAAGTAAATAAAGTCATAAAAGATTATACTGCCATTCATGGTGAAGCTCCATCGACAGAATATATTGCGAAGGAAGTTGACTTGAAGGAAAGCAAGGTTATCTTGCTTTTAGGTGAATTTCAGGATATAATGTCATTAAATGAAACAATAGGAGATAATATTTATTTGGAAGATATCATTGGGAAAAATGATGATGTTGAGGATAAAATAATAAAAGAAGATCAGCTTATCGAAATGAAAGATTTACTTGAAAAAGTTCTGAATAAGCGTGAAAGAATGATTCTTGAATATCGTTATGGATTGTATGACAACAAGATCCATACATTAAAGGAAATTGGAGAACAAATGGGAATTACTCGTGAAAGAGTTAGACAAATAGAAAAAAAGGCTATAACAAAATTAAAAGAACATTTGGAAGAATATAAGGATATACTGTAA
- the dnaN gene encoding DNA polymerase III subunit beta, translating into MLHIIVDRKSLLKAITIVENAVTENKIREVLSGIYIETHEGKAILRGTDLELSINTEIEAQIEEEGKIVIKHKLIEEFLKQISDEKITLIEENGKLVIKASSTNTEFSLYDSENFPVQSKLENGVEYVFEKEKLLNDIENVKISASPNPENLAVNCIRMEIEENKLKLISSDTYRLTYIEEDLDDAQKGKENLSLSIPLKTIDGLIKIMKLIDEENITVKSDGSKVFFQFSNVEILTRTIDLQFPDYKSILNNSQHNKKILLNTKDFLSVLRRTAIFVRDNKEAKNGGIFNFANNKLLLTGTSENAQIKEEIVTIQEGGDLKISLNVRFLLDYISTIEGKVTVLELLNNKSSVIVKDEDNDKSLYFTMPLALRES; encoded by the coding sequence ATGTTACATATAATTGTAGATAGAAAATCATTATTAAAAGCTATAACTATAGTTGAAAATGCAGTAACTGAAAATAAAATAAGAGAAGTCCTTTCTGGAATTTATATTGAAACACACGAAGGAAAGGCAATTTTACGTGGAACAGATTTAGAGTTATCTATAAACACTGAAATAGAGGCTCAAATTGAAGAAGAAGGAAAAATTGTTATAAAACACAAATTAATCGAAGAATTTTTGAAACAAATTTCTGATGAAAAAATTACATTGATTGAAGAAAACGGAAAATTAGTAATTAAAGCAAGTTCTACAAATACTGAATTTTCTTTGTATGATTCAGAAAATTTCCCAGTTCAGTCAAAACTGGAAAATGGAGTTGAATATGTCTTTGAAAAAGAAAAATTATTAAATGATATTGAAAATGTAAAAATTTCGGCTTCTCCAAATCCAGAAAATCTTGCTGTAAACTGTATTAGAATGGAAATAGAGGAAAACAAGTTAAAACTTATTTCATCTGATACATACAGATTGACATATATTGAAGAAGATTTGGATGATGCTCAGAAAGGGAAAGAAAACCTTAGTTTAAGTATTCCATTAAAGACAATAGATGGGCTAATAAAAATTATGAAACTTATTGATGAGGAAAATATTACAGTGAAATCAGATGGATCAAAAGTATTTTTCCAATTTTCAAATGTAGAAATATTGACTCGTACAATTGATTTACAATTTCCAGATTATAAATCAATTTTAAATAACTCACAACATAATAAAAAAATATTGCTAAATACAAAGGATTTTTTATCAGTATTAAGAAGAACGGCTATATTCGTTAGAGATAATAAAGAAGCCAAAAATGGTGGAATATTTAATTTTGCCAATAACAAGCTATTGCTTACTGGAACAAGTGAAAATGCACAGATAAAAGAAGAAATTGTAACAATTCAGGAAGGTGGAGATTTAAAGATTTCATTAAATGTAAGATTTTTACTTGATTATATTTCCACAATTGAAGGGAAAGTAACTGTGCTGGAACTGTTAAATAATAAAAGTTCAGTAATTGTAAAAGATGAAGATAATGATAAGTCGCTGTATTTCACAATGCCGCTGGCACTTAGAGAAAGTTAA
- the metA gene encoding homoserine O-acetyltransferase MetA, with product MPIKIPNNLPAVDILAKENIFVMDENRALSQDIRPLKFIIINLMPTKIETETQLLRLLSNTPLQMEVTFLKMASYVSKNVSKEHMSNFYKTFKDIKNDYFDGLIITGAPVENLSFEEVIYWKELAEVMEWSKTHVYSTMCICWGAQAALYYHYGIKKYPLKEKLFGIYPLKIDIRHTMLLRGFDEVFNMPQSRHTEVRAEDIKKVDELEIIAYSKEAGISIVCSRDKRNIFIMGHLEYDRMTLAKEYERDIKLGKDIKIPFNYYPDNDVSKKPAFVWRAHANLLFSNWINHHVYQGTPYDLTTLRNTSDSQI from the coding sequence ATGCCTATAAAAATACCAAATAACTTGCCGGCTGTAGATATTTTAGCAAAGGAGAACATCTTTGTAATGGATGAAAATAGAGCATTGTCGCAAGATATTCGTCCTTTAAAATTTATAATAATAAATTTAATGCCTACAAAAATAGAAACAGAAACACAATTACTAAGATTACTTAGTAATACCCCTTTACAAATGGAAGTTACATTCTTAAAAATGGCCTCTTATGTTTCAAAGAATGTATCAAAGGAACATATGTCAAACTTTTATAAAACTTTTAAGGATATAAAGAATGATTATTTTGATGGATTGATTATAACAGGAGCACCAGTAGAAAATTTATCTTTTGAAGAAGTTATTTATTGGAAAGAATTAGCAGAAGTGATGGAATGGAGTAAGACACATGTATATTCAACAATGTGTATCTGTTGGGGAGCACAGGCAGCTCTTTATTATCATTATGGAATAAAGAAATATCCATTAAAAGAAAAACTTTTTGGGATTTACCCTTTGAAAATTGATATTCGTCATACAATGTTGCTGCGTGGATTTGATGAAGTGTTTAATATGCCACAGTCAAGACATACTGAAGTTCGTGCAGAAGATATAAAAAAAGTTGATGAATTGGAAATTATTGCATATTCTAAAGAGGCTGGGATTAGTATTGTCTGTAGTAGAGATAAGCGAAACATTTTTATTATGGGACATCTAGAATATGATAGAATGACACTTGCAAAAGAGTATGAAAGAGATATAAAATTAGGAAAAGATATAAAAATACCATTTAATTATTATCCAGATAATGATGTAAGCAAGAAACCAGCTTTTGTATGGCGGGCTCATGCAAATTTATTGTTTTCTAATTGGATAAATCATCACGTTTATCAGGGAACACCTTATGATCTTACAACACTGAGAAATACATCTGACTCACAGATTTAA
- a CDS encoding YiiX/YebB-like N1pC/P60 family cysteine hydrolase, with product MNICLKENIKRLLLFLIFTLALICKTKPEDKYIWYSPREVISNADKLQPGDILILSKRPTLRSMWGHAAVLNEHKKIVEFPSYSTGYSESPIYAWQNINRKVAIFRLKGIDDKFKSVLFKEINETITKPYGLTFHKNFDKRLYCSQFVYLVFKKAGEKTGREVNLDSNGGGWVMPFDIMDSDLLENVSLY from the coding sequence ATGAATATTTGTTTAAAAGAAAATATAAAAAGACTATTATTATTTTTAATATTTACTCTTGCTCTTATATGTAAAACAAAACCAGAAGATAAATACATCTGGTACTCTCCACGGGAAGTTATATCGAATGCTGACAAATTACAGCCTGGAGATATTCTCATATTATCAAAAAGACCTACTTTACGTTCAATGTGGGGACATGCGGCTGTATTAAATGAACACAAAAAAATTGTTGAGTTTCCATCATATTCTACTGGCTATAGTGAAAGTCCGATATATGCCTGGCAAAATATAAATAGAAAAGTGGCTATTTTTAGATTAAAAGGAATCGATGATAAATTTAAATCCGTTCTATTCAAAGAAATAAATGAAACTATAACAAAACCTTATGGATTAACATTCCATAAAAATTTTGATAAAAGGCTCTATTGTTCACAGTTTGTATATTTAGTCTTTAAAAAAGCTGGTGAAAAGACTGGACGTGAAGTTAATCTTGATTCCAATGGTGGTGGTTGGGTCATGCCATTTGATATAATGGACTCAGATTTGCTTGAAAATGTTTCACTTTATTAA
- a CDS encoding Mrp/NBP35 family ATP-binding protein — translation MQTNPALAERKQRIDSNMSKIKHKIVVMSGKGGVGKTTTAVNLAYGLSLRGYKVGILDADLHGPNIPIMFGKEGVKLSKISEPLEVMENLHISSLSFFVPDNSPVVWKGPQKITAIMEMLEGIKWGEIDFLIVDLPPGTGDETLGIAQNIGTDSKAIIVTTPQKVSLLDSTRAINFAKLINLNVLGVIENMSGFICPDCQKEVNIFKKGGAEKMAQEKKTDFLGSIPLDGNIVESSDNGLPFISNDSLASRKMNDIITKVIEKLEQEDEK, via the coding sequence ATGCAAACTAATCCAGCTTTAGCTGAACGAAAGCAAAGGATTGATTCCAATATGTCCAAAATTAAGCATAAAATAGTAGTGATGAGTGGAAAGGGCGGAGTTGGAAAAACAACGACTGCTGTCAATTTGGCTTATGGATTATCATTACGAGGATATAAAGTTGGTATTCTAGATGCTGATTTACATGGACCCAATATTCCTATTATGTTCGGAAAAGAAGGAGTAAAACTTTCAAAAATTTCTGAACCATTGGAAGTAATGGAGAATTTACATATATCGTCATTAAGTTTTTTTGTACCAGATAATTCTCCAGTTGTGTGGAAAGGTCCGCAAAAAATTACAGCGATAATGGAAATGCTGGAAGGAATTAAATGGGGAGAAATCGATTTTTTAATAGTTGATTTACCGCCTGGAACTGGTGATGAAACATTAGGGATTGCACAAAATATAGGGACAGACTCAAAAGCAATCATTGTTACAACACCACAAAAAGTTTCTTTGCTGGATTCTACAAGAGCAATAAATTTTGCAAAATTGATTAACTTGAATGTGCTCGGTGTAATCGAAAATATGAGTGGTTTTATTTGCCCTGACTGTCAAAAGGAAGTGAATATCTTTAAAAAAGGCGGAGCCGAAAAAATGGCCCAAGAGAAAAAAACAGACTTTCTAGGCTCAATACCATTAGATGGAAATATTGTGGAATCTAGTGATAATGGGTTACCATTTATTTCAAACGATTCTTTAGCGTCAAGAAAAATGAACGATATAATTACTAAAGTAATTGAAAAATTAGAACAAGAAGATGAAAAGTAA